One stretch of Desulfocurvibacter africanus subsp. africanus DSM 2603 DNA includes these proteins:
- the dnaJ gene encoding molecular chaperone DnaJ, which produces MAPKRDYYEILGVERSAGEDEIKRAYRKLAFKYHPDQNPDDPEAESKFKEAAEAYEVLRDQDKRTRYDRFGHEGMGEFGSQGFSSPEDIFGAFGDIFSEFFGFGGAGRRGPRPHAGADLRYNLTINFREAAKGTEVTLRLPKQEVCPECDGSGASPGTSAETCQQCQGAGQVYQAQGFFRVAITCPVCRGEGRIIRSPCSECRGRGRVVREREIKVRVPAGVDDGSRLRLRGEGEAGGYGGPPGDLYVVISVQPDKIFRRQGQELVVTKEIGMVQATLGDKIEVETLDEPVSMEIPKGTQSGRVFQLAGLGLPQPGGTRRGDLLVEVIVKTPTNLSKKQEDLLREFARLEEEKPLKKVKRFFDKAKKVATGE; this is translated from the coding sequence ATGGCACCAAAGCGAGATTACTACGAAATCCTCGGCGTGGAGCGTAGCGCCGGCGAGGATGAGATCAAGCGGGCTTATCGCAAGCTGGCCTTCAAGTACCATCCGGATCAAAATCCGGATGATCCCGAAGCCGAAAGCAAATTCAAGGAAGCAGCGGAAGCTTACGAGGTCTTGCGTGATCAGGATAAGCGGACACGCTATGACCGCTTCGGCCACGAAGGCATGGGGGAGTTTGGTTCGCAAGGTTTCTCCAGCCCCGAGGACATCTTCGGAGCGTTCGGCGACATCTTCAGCGAATTTTTCGGCTTCGGCGGCGCTGGCCGCCGTGGTCCCCGGCCACACGCCGGCGCGGACCTGCGTTACAACCTGACCATCAATTTCCGTGAAGCGGCCAAGGGTACAGAAGTTACCCTGCGCCTGCCCAAACAGGAAGTTTGCCCCGAGTGCGACGGAAGCGGAGCATCACCCGGCACTTCGGCGGAAACTTGCCAGCAGTGCCAGGGCGCGGGCCAGGTCTACCAAGCCCAAGGATTTTTCCGGGTGGCCATTACGTGCCCGGTCTGCCGCGGCGAAGGCAGGATCATTCGCTCGCCTTGCTCCGAATGTCGGGGCCGCGGACGGGTGGTGCGTGAGCGGGAGATCAAGGTGCGCGTGCCGGCAGGCGTGGATGACGGCAGCCGCCTGCGCCTGCGCGGAGAAGGCGAGGCGGGTGGTTACGGCGGCCCTCCGGGCGACCTGTATGTGGTCATCTCCGTGCAGCCGGACAAGATCTTCCGTCGTCAGGGCCAGGAACTCGTCGTGACCAAGGAGATCGGCATGGTTCAGGCCACCCTTGGCGACAAGATCGAGGTGGAGACCCTGGATGAGCCGGTCAGCATGGAGATTCCCAAAGGCACGCAGAGCGGCCGGGTTTTTCAGCTCGCCGGTTTGGGCCTGCCGCAACCTGGCGGCACCCGCAGGGGCGACCTGCTGGTGGAGGTCATCGTCAAGACTCCCACCAACTTGTCCAAGAAGCAGGAGGACCTCCTGCGCGAGTTCGCCCGCCTGGAGGAAGAGAAGCCCCTCAAGAAAGTCAAGCGCTTTTTCGATAAGGCCAAGAAGGTAGCTACAGGCGAGTAG
- the hslV gene encoding ATP-dependent protease subunit HslV — protein MHATTILAVLDDRGVAMAGDGQVTLGQQTVMKHTARKVRRIYKESILVGFAGSTADAFTLLERFEAKLEQFKGNLPRASVELAKEWRTDKYLRRLEAMLLASDGTQILLLSGNGDVIEPDDGMAAIGSGGSYALAAARALKRHTGMAAREICERSMAIAAEICVFTNDKLVVETIDKG, from the coding sequence ATGCACGCAACGACCATTCTCGCCGTCCTGGATGACCGCGGGGTAGCCATGGCCGGCGACGGCCAGGTCACCCTGGGCCAGCAGACGGTTATGAAGCATACGGCCCGCAAAGTACGCCGCATCTACAAAGAAAGCATTCTCGTGGGCTTCGCCGGTTCCACGGCCGACGCCTTCACCTTGCTGGAGCGTTTCGAAGCCAAGCTAGAGCAATTCAAGGGCAACCTTCCACGAGCCAGCGTCGAGTTGGCCAAGGAATGGCGCACGGATAAGTATCTGCGACGCTTGGAAGCCATGCTGCTAGCCAGCGACGGCACGCAGATCCTGCTCCTGTCGGGCAACGGCGATGTCATTGAGCCCGACGACGGCATGGCGGCCATTGGCTCGGGCGGCTCCTACGCCCTGGCCGCAGCCCGCGCGCTCAAGCGCCACACCGGCATGGCAGCCCGCGAGATCTGCGAGAGATCCATGGCCATTGCCGCGGAGATCTGCGTGTTTACCAACGACAAACTGGTCGTGGAGACCATCGATAAGGGGTAA
- a CDS encoding DMT family transporter, with translation MQIALVAFGSLSPGIRCMIIAAFWFSIGSAFTKLAGARLPFMEVVWVRAAFGLVFTLWLLHRAGIRSPGNRRGLLLARGLFGFSAMAMSFYGYMRLPLGEATVLFFLNPVFVAVLAAVFLGERLNRDSVLCVLAGLGGALLIAKPPFLFGHGQALDVLGTLAALGGAFMAGCTYILVRKLGATEQPLTQVLYLSGVAFCCSGVPAAATWIWPSSREWLLLLGIGLATQAAQVFMTKGYSLEPAGRASAATYFQIPLAAVWSGLIFGDLPDVWSMLGTLLIVAATMVLGHTRKKSRSEHAEPGFQKS, from the coding sequence ATGCAGATCGCTCTTGTGGCATTTGGATCTCTCTCGCCCGGCATACGCTGCATGATCATCGCGGCCTTTTGGTTCAGCATCGGCAGCGCATTCACCAAGCTTGCCGGCGCAAGATTGCCGTTTATGGAGGTCGTCTGGGTGCGCGCGGCCTTTGGCTTGGTGTTCACCCTCTGGCTGCTGCACCGGGCCGGGATCAGGTCGCCGGGAAACAGGCGAGGACTGCTGCTGGCCCGAGGCCTGTTCGGGTTCTCGGCCATGGCCATGTCTTTTTATGGCTACATGCGCTTGCCTTTGGGCGAGGCCACGGTGCTCTTCTTTCTCAATCCCGTGTTCGTGGCTGTTCTGGCGGCAGTGTTTCTCGGAGAACGCCTGAATCGAGACAGCGTGTTGTGCGTTCTGGCTGGTTTGGGCGGCGCGCTGCTCATCGCCAAGCCGCCTTTTCTCTTCGGCCACGGCCAGGCCTTGGATGTCCTGGGTACGCTGGCAGCCCTTGGTGGAGCATTCATGGCCGGCTGCACGTATATTCTGGTACGCAAGCTCGGAGCCACCGAGCAACCCTTGACTCAAGTACTCTATCTGTCGGGAGTGGCCTTCTGCTGCTCCGGTGTACCTGCTGCCGCGACATGGATATGGCCAAGCAGCCGGGAGTGGTTGCTTCTGCTCGGTATTGGCCTGGCGACCCAGGCGGCGCAGGTATTCATGACCAAAGGCTATTCCCTTGAACCCGCAGGGCGGGCTTCAGCCGCCACGTATTTTCAGATTCCGCTTGCCGCTGTCTGGAGTGGTCTGATCTTCGGCGATTTGCCCGATGTCTGGAGCATGCTGGGCACTCTGCTCATCGTGGCCGCAACCATGGTGCTTGGCCACACGCGCAAGAAATCCCGGTCCGAACACGCCGAACCGGGATTTCAAAAAAGTTGA
- the hslU gene encoding ATP-dependent protease ATPase subunit HslU, whose protein sequence is MPLPAVAPKSLTSASNLTPREIVSELDRYIVSQKDAKRMVAIAMRNRWRRQQLDPALRDEIAPKNIIMMGPTGVGKTEIARRLAKLAGSPFHKVEATKFTEVGYVGRDVESMIRELMDIGVSLVKEEELARVRVQAEKRAEEALLDLLLPGPSQPNVFAAAPGGETAGPDKDSTREKLRTLWRQGQLDEREVEMQVTAKTGPQIEVMSIPGMEEMGSQFRDMFSKVFPSKKKTRKIKIKDAHGLLVQEESDKLVDMDKVVEQAKERVEQTGILFIDEIDKICGSDARRGGPDVSREGVQRDLLPVVEGSTVNTKYGMVKTDHILFIAAGAFHISKPSDLIPELQGRFPLRVELKDLGQEEFYRILTEPANALTKQYSALLSTEDIELSFGDDALREIAAFAEQINQETENIGARRLYTIMERILSDLSFEAPDRPGQKVAVDRVYVREHLKDVQQDHDLSRYIL, encoded by the coding sequence ATGCCGCTCCCAGCCGTTGCCCCCAAGTCCCTAACTTCCGCAAGCAATCTCACGCCACGCGAGATTGTTTCCGAGCTGGACCGCTACATAGTAAGCCAGAAGGACGCCAAGCGCATGGTGGCGATTGCCATGCGCAACCGTTGGCGTCGGCAACAGCTCGACCCGGCCCTGCGCGACGAGATAGCTCCCAAGAACATCATCATGATGGGCCCCACCGGCGTGGGTAAAACTGAAATCGCCCGCAGGCTGGCCAAACTGGCCGGCTCGCCATTCCATAAAGTCGAAGCCACGAAATTCACGGAGGTCGGCTACGTGGGACGCGACGTCGAATCCATGATCCGCGAGCTCATGGACATCGGCGTGAGCCTGGTCAAGGAAGAGGAGCTTGCCAGGGTGCGTGTGCAGGCCGAAAAGCGTGCCGAGGAAGCCCTCCTGGACCTGCTGCTTCCCGGACCGAGCCAACCCAACGTGTTCGCCGCCGCACCAGGCGGGGAAACCGCAGGGCCGGACAAGGATTCAACAAGGGAGAAGCTGCGCACGCTTTGGCGTCAGGGCCAGCTCGACGAACGCGAAGTTGAGATGCAGGTCACGGCCAAGACCGGGCCGCAGATCGAGGTCATGTCCATCCCCGGCATGGAGGAGATGGGCTCCCAGTTTCGTGACATGTTCAGCAAGGTTTTTCCTTCCAAGAAGAAAACGCGCAAAATCAAGATCAAGGACGCCCACGGCCTGCTTGTGCAGGAAGAGAGCGACAAGCTCGTGGACATGGACAAGGTCGTGGAGCAGGCCAAGGAGCGCGTGGAGCAGACCGGCATCCTGTTTATCGACGAGATCGACAAAATTTGCGGTTCCGATGCTCGCCGAGGCGGGCCCGACGTGTCTCGCGAGGGCGTGCAGCGGGATCTGCTGCCTGTTGTGGAAGGCAGTACCGTGAATACCAAGTACGGCATGGTCAAGACCGACCACATTCTGTTCATTGCCGCCGGTGCCTTCCACATCTCCAAGCCCTCGGACCTCATTCCCGAGCTGCAGGGCCGCTTTCCTTTACGCGTGGAACTCAAGGATCTGGGACAGGAAGAATTCTATCGCATCCTGACCGAGCCTGCCAACGCCCTGACCAAGCAATACAGTGCCCTACTGAGCACCGAAGATATCGAATTGAGCTTTGGAGATGATGCGCTGCGCGAGATCGCTGCCTTTGCCGAACAGATCAACCAGGAAACCGAGAATATCGGCGCGCGCAGGCTATACACCATCATGGAGCGCATCCTGTCGGATCTTTCCTTCGAAGCGCCCGACCGACCGGGCCAGAAGGTCGCCGTGGACCGTGTATACGTGCGCGAACACCTCAAGGACGTGCAACAGGATCACGACCTGTCGCGCTACATCCTCTAA
- the argB gene encoding acetylglutamate kinase, giving the protein MHEAALKAKVVLEALPYIRQFHGQTIVIKYGGHAMVDETLKRQFALNVILLKYIGLNPVIVHGGGPQIGDMLKKLNIVSQFRDGLRITDEATMDVVEMVLVGKVNKQIVNQLNLQGAKAVGLSGKDGQLIKARKLEMVLERKDMPPEIIDLGKVGEVLEINTKLIASLEREGFIPVIAPVGVDDEGETYNINADSVAGAVAGALKAKRLILLTDVAGILDKDKRLISSMNERQAMQAIENGTVTGGMIPKIKCCLEAIHSGVEKAHILDGRLENSLVLELFTMGGIGSEIVAG; this is encoded by the coding sequence ATGCACGAGGCAGCTCTTAAGGCCAAGGTCGTCCTGGAGGCCCTACCCTACATTCGCCAGTTTCACGGCCAGACCATCGTCATCAAGTACGGCGGTCACGCCATGGTGGACGAAACGCTCAAGCGCCAATTCGCCCTGAACGTCATCCTGCTCAAATACATCGGGCTAAACCCGGTCATAGTGCACGGCGGTGGGCCGCAAATCGGCGACATGCTCAAGAAGCTGAACATCGTCAGCCAGTTTCGCGACGGGCTGCGCATAACCGACGAAGCCACCATGGACGTGGTGGAGATGGTCCTGGTGGGCAAGGTCAACAAGCAGATCGTCAACCAGCTCAATCTGCAAGGGGCCAAGGCTGTTGGTCTGTCGGGCAAGGATGGACAGCTTATCAAGGCTCGCAAGCTGGAGATGGTCCTGGAACGCAAGGACATGCCGCCGGAGATCATCGACCTGGGCAAGGTGGGCGAGGTGCTGGAAATCAACACCAAACTCATCGCGTCCCTGGAGCGCGAAGGCTTCATCCCGGTCATCGCACCCGTAGGCGTGGATGACGAAGGCGAGACCTACAATATCAACGCCGACTCCGTGGCCGGCGCCGTGGCCGGCGCTCTCAAGGCCAAGAGGCTCATCCTGCTCACGGATGTGGCCGGCATCCTGGACAAGGACAAGCGGCTCATTTCTTCCATGAACGAGCGCCAGGCCATGCAGGCCATCGAAAACGGCACGGTCACCGGCGGCATGATCCCCAAGATCAAATGCTGCCTGGAGGCCATCCACTCCGGCGTGGAGAAAGCCCACATCCTGGACGGCAGGTTGGAGAATTCGCTTGTGCTGGAGCTGTTCACCATGGGCGGCATCGGCTCGGAGATCGTTGCCGGCTAG
- the rpoZ gene encoding DNA-directed RNA polymerase subunit omega: MARITVEDCLEQVDNRFLIVQMSIKRIKQYREGYRPLVQSDNKEVVTSLREIAAGKVKPAESIEEAGVFIEQQ; the protein is encoded by the coding sequence ATGGCTCGCATTACCGTTGAAGATTGCCTTGAGCAAGTGGACAACCGGTTTCTCATCGTGCAGATGTCCATCAAGCGCATCAAGCAGTACCGCGAGGGCTACAGGCCCCTCGTGCAGTCCGACAACAAGGAAGTCGTCACTTCCCTGCGCGAAATCGCCGCAGGCAAGGTCAAGCCTGCCGAGTCCATCGAAGAGGCCGGCGTTTTCATTGAACAGCAATAG
- the moaC gene encoding cyclic pyranopterin monophosphate synthase MoaC — MSRTLSHIDEHGNSRMVDVGHKDATRRVAVAQAVVRMAPETLALLRDKALPKGDALSTAKIAGILAAKSTHQLIPLCHPLPLSFVDVVFEVDEASSRIVIRAEARTTSQTGVEMEALTAANIAALTIYDMCKAVQKDMIIEGVKLLYKSGGKSGIYEAADE; from the coding sequence ATGAGTCGCACGCTCTCCCATATCGACGAGCATGGCAATTCCCGTATGGTGGACGTGGGCCACAAGGATGCGACCCGGCGCGTGGCCGTGGCCCAGGCCGTTGTGCGCATGGCGCCCGAAACCCTGGCACTCCTGCGCGACAAGGCCCTGCCCAAGGGCGATGCCCTGTCAACGGCCAAGATCGCCGGCATATTGGCCGCCAAATCCACTCATCAGCTCATCCCCCTCTGTCATCCGCTTCCTTTGTCCTTTGTAGATGTTGTTTTCGAAGTTGACGAGGCGAGCTCGCGCATTGTCATCCGCGCCGAGGCGCGCACTACCTCGCAGACCGGAGTGGAGATGGAGGCGCTGACTGCCGCCAATATCGCCGCACTGACGATCTACGACATGTGTAAGGCTGTGCAGAAGGACATGATTATCGAGGGCGTGAAGCTCCTGTACAAAAGCGGCGGCAAGAGCGGCATCTACGAGGCTGCCGACGAGTAG
- a CDS encoding IscA/HesB family protein — MVELTESARAQLQKYFEDRRISAIRIYLASGGUAGPRLSMALDEPNDTDETIDAQGFTFVVERELYTRAKPIKVDMTYLGFHITSAMPLSDKGGCGGTCSC, encoded by the coding sequence ATGGTCGAACTGACCGAGTCCGCCAGGGCTCAGCTACAGAAATACTTTGAAGATAGACGGATCTCGGCTATTCGGATCTATCTTGCCTCGGGAGGCTGAGCGGGGCCACGATTGTCAATGGCTCTGGATGAGCCAAACGATACCGACGAGACTATCGATGCCCAAGGGTTCACCTTTGTCGTGGAGCGGGAGTTGTACACCCGAGCCAAACCCATCAAGGTGGATATGACTTATTTGGGCTTTCATATTACCTCGGCCATGCCCTTGAGCGACAAAGGCGGATGCGGCGGAACTTGCAGTTGTTGA
- the pyrR gene encoding bifunctional pyr operon transcriptional regulator/uracil phosphoribosyltransferase PyrR, with product MDKASMIISAEEISRLMEALAAQVLTRHGECEDLAIIGIQRRGADLAERLKAILDERLGRRIPLGKLDINLYRDDWSDLTVQPLINCTEIPFEITRHKIILVDDVLFTGRTVRAALEAILDYGRPKRVELMCLVDRGHRELPIQPDYIGMKIDTELTDHVNVLVRERDDEDKVCVTRTAQTAC from the coding sequence ATGGACAAGGCGAGCATGATCATTTCAGCGGAAGAGATATCCCGGCTTATGGAAGCTCTGGCCGCACAGGTTCTGACCAGGCATGGCGAGTGCGAGGATTTGGCTATCATCGGCATTCAGCGCCGCGGGGCGGATTTGGCCGAGCGACTCAAGGCCATTCTTGATGAACGGCTTGGCCGGCGCATCCCCCTTGGCAAGCTGGATATCAATCTCTATCGCGACGACTGGAGCGACCTGACGGTCCAGCCACTCATCAACTGCACCGAGATTCCTTTCGAAATCACCAGGCACAAGATCATCCTGGTGGACGACGTGCTGTTCACCGGGCGCACAGTGCGCGCCGCCCTTGAAGCCATTCTGGACTACGGTCGCCCCAAGCGCGTGGAACTCATGTGCCTGGTGGATCGCGGCCATCGCGAACTGCCTATCCAACCAGATTACATAGGCATGAAGATCGATACGGAGCTTACGGATCATGTCAACGTGCTGGTCCGGGAGAGGGATGATGAGGACAAAGTCTGCGTGACTCGTACAGCGCAGACCGCTTGTTGA